A single uncultured Methanobrevibacter sp. DNA region contains:
- a CDS encoding IGHMBP2 family helicase — MKKYIKQLIKLINYERDAEIELMTNEIKNLSPKKREDLGRAINKVKGKYLGKQLGSQIVQFGRSQKIETEISIGDMVLISTGYPLRSDLTGTVVEKGARFLKVAFEKSIPKWALKKKVRIDLYANDITFKRMEDNLLHLSTKGKNALEYSLKKRDPKESKKEKYVDFIDTSLNQSQKNAVKNAINTENFFLIHGPFGTGKTRTLVELIQQEVRQKNKVLVTSESNSAVDNILDRLSKNKKLNVTRLGHPQRVSKENIQYSLAYKAENHQLTHKINKNYKKIEQISEIRDRFTKPTPQYRRGFSDSDILYNASKGKGGRGISPSKMESMANWLLENEKIDDIHDKIKKLENKIIKDIVGNSNVILSTNSTSAIEEISRTNFDVVIVDEASQATIPSVLIPLAKARRFILAGDHKQLPPTIISKKAHPLEKTLFEELIKKYPNKSCLLNVQYRMNSFLMKFPNSEFYKGNLKSDSQVDNININEIIDLEKISNLKENRFKEELHNNSKPLLFIDTSNLKDNEEKHLKDSKSIINQKEAEIATKITKYYLENGVKLENIGIISPYSDQVHLIQDKTSVEVKSVDGFQGREKEIIIISTVRSNENGNIGFLKDLRRLNVALTRAKRKLIIIGNVKTLKENPTYSRLIKFCNKNDLLINFRYT, encoded by the coding sequence TTGAAAAAATATATTAAACAACTAATAAAGCTTATAAATTATGAGAGAGATGCTGAAATTGAATTAATGACTAATGAAATAAAAAATTTATCTCCCAAGAAAAGAGAAGACTTAGGAAGAGCTATTAATAAAGTAAAAGGAAAATATTTAGGAAAACAGTTAGGTTCTCAGATTGTACAATTTGGAAGATCTCAAAAAATAGAAACTGAAATCAGTATTGGAGATATGGTTCTAATTAGTACTGGATATCCCCTTAGAAGTGATTTAACTGGAACTGTAGTTGAAAAAGGTGCTAGATTCCTTAAAGTAGCTTTTGAAAAATCAATCCCAAAATGGGCTCTTAAAAAGAAAGTTAGGATAGATTTATATGCAAATGACATTACTTTTAAAAGAATGGAAGATAATTTATTGCATTTAAGCACAAAAGGTAAAAACGCACTTGAATATTCTTTAAAAAAAAGAGACCCTAAGGAAAGTAAAAAAGAAAAATATGTTGATTTTATAGACACTTCTCTTAATCAGTCACAGAAAAATGCGGTTAAAAATGCTATAAATACTGAAAACTTTTTTTTAATACATGGTCCATTTGGAACTGGAAAAACAAGAACATTAGTTGAGTTAATTCAACAAGAAGTAAGACAAAAAAATAAAGTATTAGTTACTAGCGAAAGTAACAGTGCTGTTGATAATATACTAGACAGATTATCTAAAAACAAAAAACTAAATGTTACCCGATTAGGTCATCCTCAAAGAGTTTCAAAAGAAAATATCCAATATTCATTAGCATATAAAGCTGAAAATCATCAATTAACACATAAAATTAACAAAAATTATAAAAAAATAGAACAGATAAGTGAAATTAGAGATAGATTTACTAAACCGACCCCACAATACAGAAGAGGATTTAGTGATTCAGATATATTATACAATGCATCAAAAGGTAAAGGTGGACGTGGAATAAGTCCTTCAAAAATGGAATCCATGGCTAATTGGCTTTTAGAAAATGAAAAAATCGATGATATTCACGATAAAATTAAAAAACTTGAAAATAAAATCATTAAAGATATTGTAGGCAATAGTAATGTCATTTTATCAACTAATTCAACATCAGCTATTGAAGAAATATCTAGAACTAATTTTGATGTTGTTATAGTAGATGAAGCATCACAAGCTACAATTCCAAGTGTTTTAATTCCATTAGCTAAAGCTAGAAGATTTATTCTTGCAGGAGATCATAAACAATTGCCTCCTACAATAATTAGTAAAAAAGCACATCCTCTTGAAAAAACATTGTTTGAAGAGCTAATTAAGAAATATCCGAACAAATCCTGTTTATTAAATGTTCAATATAGAATGAATAGCTTTTTAATGAAATTTCCAAATTCAGAATTTTACAAGGGCAATTTAAAAAGTGACTCCCAAGTAGATAATATAAATATAAATGAAATTATAGATTTAGAAAAAATATCTAATTTAAAAGAAAATAGATTCAAAGAAGAATTACACAACAATTCCAAACCATTATTATTTATTGATACATCTAATTTGAAAGATAATGAAGAAAAACACTTGAAAGATTCCAAATCCATAATCAACCAAAAAGAAGCAGAAATTGCAACTAAAATCACCAAATATTATTTGGAAAATGGTGTGAAACTGGAAAATATTGGAATTATAAGTCCTTACAGCGACCAAGTACATCTTATTCAAGATAAAACAAGTGTTGAAGTAAAAAGTGTAGATGGATTTCAAGGACGTGAAAAAGAAATCATAATCATTTCAACTGTAAGAAGTAATGAAAATGGAAATATTGGATTTTTAAAAGATTTAAGAAGATTAAATGTAGCACTTACACGAGCAAAAAGGAAATTAATAATAATCGGCAATGTAAAAACTTTAAAAGAAAATCCAACTTATTCCAGACTAATTAAATTTTGCAATAAAAATGATTTATTAATTAATTTTAGGTATACCTAA
- a CDS encoding succinylglutamate desuccinylase/aspartoacylase family protein, which produces MTFKKIDDFNDLKMTFISKSSGGYISKNKYIFDKIELNPLNQFILEQSVYGTPMFKLGTGGFNILMISGIHGNELPSQIASLKLLNELLNSTLENTIYIIPFAAPNATMNNERTFNSRDLNRSAHIKNSLSNLIIQAIDELNISFVGDFHSTAKNSNPGFESVFSSRNPSPESCLIANHISTQMGSKVITFETAGKIYKGAVEDVCNLKGIPAITGEVLSPFATVGKGSVEKSFRQMKSFLDYF; this is translated from the coding sequence ATAACTTTTAAGAAAATTGATGATTTCAATGATTTAAAGATGACTTTTATTTCAAAAAGCTCTGGAGGATATATTTCAAAAAATAAGTATATTTTTGATAAAATAGAGTTAAATCCTTTAAATCAGTTTATTCTAGAACAATCGGTGTATGGAACACCTATGTTTAAATTAGGAACTGGTGGATTTAATATTTTAATGATTTCTGGAATTCATGGTAATGAGTTGCCATCTCAGATAGCTAGTTTGAAATTATTAAATGAATTACTTAATTCTACATTAGAAAACACAATTTATATTATTCCTTTTGCTGCTCCAAATGCTACTATGAATAATGAAAGAACATTCAATTCAAGAGATTTAAATAGATCAGCTCATATTAAAAATTCATTAAGTAATTTAATCATTCAAGCTATTGATGAGTTAAACATAAGTTTTGTTGGAGATTTTCATTCAACAGCTAAAAATAGCAATCCTGGTTTTGAATCAGTTTTTTCAAGTAGAAATCCATCTCCTGAAAGTTGTTTAATAGCTAATCATATTTCAACACAAATGGGAAGTAAAGTAATTACTTTTGAAACTGCCGGTAAAATTTATAAAGGAGCTGTTGAAGATGTTTGTAATTTAAAAGGAATTCCTGCAATTACTGGTGAAGTTTTATCTCCATTTGCAACTGTTGGAAAAGGAAGTGTTGAAAAGTCTTTTCGTCAAATGAAAAGTTTTTTAGATTATTTTTAA
- a CDS encoding metal-dependent hydrolase has translation MSSYKGHTLFALILGIMFFNNPLIIALSIIGANIPDFDHKFKKDNVYRMIILGLIVFISLYILKLPYYLGLIIVFLGTVFYFSQHRSFTHSIFGVLTLTAAVSLILIWAYEILMNITVISTSYLFMAILIALLSFLFLNKKLILIFLPLFFISLFFFGTLTINYVEVAIGLFLGLLSHIVLDSFSPAGIKLFAPLSSKKYHKKFGIVVIVILFVLAIYLRRFEIIELMQCFFPNIY, from the coding sequence TTGTCTTCATATAAGGGACATACATTATTTGCATTGATTTTAGGGATCATGTTTTTTAACAATCCTTTAATTATAGCTTTAAGTATAATTGGTGCTAATATTCCTGATTTTGATCATAAATTTAAAAAAGACAATGTTTATAGAATGATTATTTTAGGATTGATTGTATTTATATCTCTTTATATCTTAAAATTACCTTATTATTTAGGTTTAATAATAGTATTTCTAGGAACTGTCTTTTATTTTTCCCAACACAGAAGTTTTACTCACTCTATTTTCGGTGTACTCACATTAACTGCGGCAGTTTCATTAATACTTATTTGGGCATATGAAATACTCATGAATATAACTGTGATTTCCACATCTTACTTATTCATGGCTATTTTAATAGCTCTTTTAAGTTTTTTATTTTTAAATAAAAAATTAATATTAATATTCTTACCGTTATTTTTTATCAGTTTATTTTTCTTTGGAACATTAACTATAAATTATGTGGAAGTGGCTATCGGATTATTTTTAGGATTATTGAGCCATATTGTATTGGATTCATTTAGTCCTGCAGGAATAAAATTATTTGCACCATTATCTTCTAAAAAATATCATAAAAAATTTGGAATTGTTGTTATTGTAATATTATTTGTATTGGCTATTTATTTAAGGAGATTTGAAATAATTGAGTTAATGCAATGCTTTTTTCCAAATATTTATTAA
- a CDS encoding multidrug efflux SMR transporter: MNSWIYLIIAGIFEMGWVLALKFSENFTRLLFSILTVIFMILSLIFLSFSFKTIPMGTAYACWTAIGAIGVIIFGIFFLGESANLLRIFFIGVVIAGIIGLKLTTP, translated from the coding sequence ATGAATTCATGGATTTATTTAATTATTGCAGGTATTTTTGAAATGGGATGGGTATTGGCTTTAAAATTTTCTGAAAATTTCACAAGATTGTTATTTTCTATTTTAACAGTTATATTCATGATTTTAAGTTTAATTTTCTTATCTTTTTCATTTAAAACAATTCCTATGGGAACTGCATATGCTTGTTGGACAGCTATTGGTGCAATTGGAGTTATAATTTTTGGAATTTTCTTTTTAGGGGAATCTGCAAACCTTTTAAGAATCTTTTTTATAGGGGTAGTTATAGCAGGAATCATTGGATTAAAATTAACTACTCCTTAA
- a CDS encoding arsenic resistance protein, which yields MEILEKTEPIIIFIAIITGLELSDISILNNNSESLITLFLCLMLYGLFLEVPIKDLKNSFKNVKFTSTSLIINFIWTPLLGYFLGSLFLKGNIDIFIGFFMLILTPCTDWYLVFTKMAKGNVNLSLSILPINLILQIILLPIYLILFFASNNSMNYYELGYSILIVVIIPFVLAQLTKFILKNKEKLNEKITNFFSNCQIIFLAIAIFGIFNSKGEIVFDNLNSILLIFIPLILFFIINLILDFTISKKIEFTYEDYVSLTMTTLARNSPLALAIAVNSFPGRELILIGLVIGPLIELPVLYCISKILTSIKKRY from the coding sequence ATGGAAATTCTAGAAAAAACAGAACCTATAATAATATTCATTGCAATAATAACCGGCCTTGAATTAAGTGATATTTCAATTTTAAACAACAACAGTGAATCATTAATAACTTTATTCCTCTGTTTAATGTTATATGGGCTGTTTTTAGAAGTTCCAATTAAAGATTTAAAAAACAGTTTTAAAAATGTTAAATTTACCTCAACAAGCTTAATAATAAATTTTATCTGGACACCACTTTTAGGATACTTCCTGGGATCATTATTTTTAAAAGGAAATATAGATATATTCATTGGATTTTTCATGCTCATTTTAACCCCTTGTACCGACTGGTACCTCGTATTTACAAAAATGGCAAAAGGAAATGTAAATTTAAGCCTTTCAATACTCCCAATAAATTTAATACTTCAAATTATATTATTACCAATATATCTAATTTTATTCTTTGCAAGTAACAATTCTATGAATTACTATGAATTAGGATACTCCATATTAATTGTTGTTATAATCCCCTTTGTTTTAGCGCAACTAACCAAATTTATACTAAAAAATAAAGAAAAACTTAATGAAAAAATAACCAATTTCTTTTCAAACTGCCAAATAATATTTTTAGCTATTGCAATATTCGGAATATTTAACAGTAAAGGAGAAATTGTATTTGATAATTTAAATTCAATTTTATTAATATTCATCCCTTTAATCTTATTTTTCATTATAAATCTTATTTTAGACTTTACAATATCTAAAAAAATAGAATTTACATATGAAGATTATGTAAGCTTAACTATGACTACATTAGCACGTAATTCACCTTTAGCACTAGCTATTGCTGTAAACTCATTTCCAGGAAGAGAATTAATATTAATCGGACTAGTAATTGGACCACTAATAGAATTACCAGTATTATATTGCATATCAAAGATTCTAACAAGTATTAAAAAAAGATATTAA
- a CDS encoding monovalent cation/H+ antiporter subunit E: MFLTRLGYGILYFLDLIYEIIKATYDVAVNGIMRQNINPVVVEIETVLERPVSQTILANSISLTPGTLSVDLDSENNIIKVAAISPRSKEDIIPFESYIKKMLE; encoded by the coding sequence ATGTTTTTAACTAGACTAGGTTATGGAATATTATATTTCTTAGACCTTATTTATGAAATAATTAAAGCAACATATGATGTTGCTGTTAATGGAATTATGAGACAAAATATTAATCCTGTTGTTGTAGAAATTGAAACAGTTTTAGAGAGGCCTGTTTCTCAAACAATTTTAGCAAATAGTATTTCTTTAACTCCAGGAACTTTGTCTGTTGATTTGGATTCTGAAAATAACATTATTAAAGTAGCTGCTATTTCTCCAAGAAGTAAGGAAGATATTATTCCTTTTGAATCATATATAAAGAAGATGTTGGAGTAA
- a CDS encoding monovalent cation/H+ antiporter complex subunit F, whose translation MDILFISKYFVVIASMIMMFAALRAGAYKSTSMGLLSSSVVVVAFALSLLVVGDMYGITFFKDISMALVLFGFIGTVAFAVTQGGDD comes from the coding sequence ATGGACATATTATTTATTTCAAAATATTTTGTGGTTATTGCATCAATGATAATGATGTTTGCTGCTTTAAGGGCAGGTGCTTATAAATCCACATCAATGGGACTTTTAAGTAGTTCTGTTGTGGTTGTAGCCTTTGCATTATCTTTACTTGTTGTTGGGGATATGTATGGTATAACTTTCTTTAAAGACATATCTATGGCTTTAGTGTTATTTGGATTTATAGGGACTGTTGCTTTTGCTGTTACTCAGGGAGGAGATGACTAA